The segment ccatgctctggacactacgctgacagacacagcaaaccttcttgccacagctcgcattgatgtgccatcctggatgagctgcactacctgagccacttgtgtgggttgtagactccgtctcatgctaccactagagtgaaagcaccgccagcattcaaaagtgaccaaaacatcagccaggaagcataggaactgagaagtggtctgtggtcgccacctgcagaaccactcctttattgggggtgtcttgctaattgcctataatttccaccttttgtctattccatttgcacaacagcatgtgaaatttactgtcaatcagtgttgcttcctaagtggacagtttgatttcacagaagtgtgattgacttggagttacattgtgttgtttaagtgttccctttatttttttgagcagtgtacatgttttgtcatagccttggtatatggtctgatataccacggctgtcaaccAATTAGAATTCAAGGATCGGACCGCCCAGTTTATAAATGTCTTGTAATTAGCTCATTATGCGTATAAGTTACGCATTACAATATGTAACCATTCTACAGAATGGAGTGCATCCCATCCATACTGTACTTACCAACTGGTGCCTCCGCTTCTGGAGGTTTTATGGTGGATATCGTTCCACGTGACCATATTTTCCATGCCTGTGGTGGAAGATCGTCCAATAGTGAACGTGAGTCGCTGGTCGAAGGCCCTGGTCAGGAGAGCCAGAACATTCCTACCCTCTGAGGAATCTGGGAGATACGCTGTACGTGATGCACCATGGTAAGTCTGACCCGGGTTGGGATGCTCCTCCTACGTGACCAAGTCAGTAAGAGTATAACGTAAGAGGATCGACATGAGCAAGGCTTTGTGTAGATTTTTAGCATCTTGATCACGTAAAAGGGTGGGTGCTTGGGGATGCAAGGTGATTAGTAGAATATGTGATTCTGGGCATCGCTTCGTTGAAGGAAGGACATTCGCTAGGAAGGATGTAAACTAGGAAGGATGTAAACTAGGAAGGATGTAAACTAGGAAGGATGTAAACTAGGAAGGATGTAAACTAGGAAGGATGAAAACTAGGAAGGATGTAAACTAGGAAGGATGTAAACTAGGAAGGATGTAAACTAGGAAGGATGTAAACTAGGAAGGATGAAAACTAGGAAGGATGAAAACTAGGAAGGATGTAAACTAGGAAGGATGTAAACTAGGAAGGATGTAAACTAGGAAGGATGAAAACTAGGAAGGATGAAAACTAGGAAGGATGTAAACTAGGAAGGATGAAAACTAGGAAGGATGTAAACTAGGGAGGATGTAAACTAGGGAGGATGTAAACTAGGGAGGATGAAAACTAGGGAGGATGTAAACTAGGGAGGATGTAAACTAGGAAGGATGTAAACTAGGAAGGATGTAAACTAGGAGTGCTGTGCATGTTATGTGCCCATGATAGAATAGTGGCTTCGTATGTAGTTTGAATGTTTAACTCGCTCACCTTCTGTATTCCACTTGGAATGTGGTACTGAATCACGATTGTTCCATACGTCTCATATCCAGACAAACAAGATCTTTCCTTAGTAACAGTCATAGTACCGCCATTTGGCTGCGTCCCCTTCAATTCCCCATAGACTGCCCCACAGGTTGGACAGACAGGTTTGGTCTTGAACGCCTGCTCCAGACAGCCTCTACAGAACGAGTGTTTACATTTCAACGTCTTCTTTGTGTTCTCTTTAATGGGGTCCAGACAAATCGGACATGACTCTTCTTCCTCGTCCGACTGCTTGTTGCGCGTAGTACCAGAGGCTCGGGCGCTAACTCTCTGGGGTGTCAGGGGTCGTTGTGATGTCACGGCGGAACTGGAACAGTGCCGTAGAAAATCCTCCAATAGCACAATATGTATGTAGCGCCCTGTCACTGTAATGTTGTCTTTACTGGGGCTTCCTTCAATCAAAAGTTCAGGAAACTGTCCCTGCAAGCTTTTGTAGTGTTGTGGATCCAACCTGTAAGTCTTCACTTTCAGATCTGTAGCGAGTCTCTGATAGAACGTGACAAAGCGCTCTCTGGCGAAATGGACCCGAACCGGGTCTTTTCTGTGGCTTTGAAAGGTCACCACCATTTTGTCACCAGGTTTATGAATTAAGACGTCTTCCCCTTGGATTCTCTTCAGCTCCTTCGAGCATCTCTGTTGGATAAAGTCCCAAACGACTCCAACTATCGGCACTGCTTTCACTGAAGTAGGTGACCGAGGACGCTGTTGGTGACGAAGAGGACTGTCTCTGAGATTGGGGGCAGCAACATATCTGTCTAGACTTGACATCTTCACAAATAGGTCCTCTATTTCATCAAATGATCCCTGCACTTCGTAATGCAAGGTTCCTGTAACGCGGTTACCACATTCAGTGAGAATGTACTTCACCTGGTTAGGCTCTATGAAAGTGTTTGGATCTACAGTGAGAGTAACATCTGAAAATACCTGAAAAACATGAAGGGTTCAGCAAGTTCAATATGTAAATGAGTGTGGCATAAATAGCACAATGACAGATGGATCATTATTAGGCCTAAATGCCGGTTTCTGACCAAACCCGCACTGTAAAATACATCTAGTTGTTTCAACGAAATACTAATAAAGAACTGAATCCAGAGactctttttttgttttgtttactcAACTTTCGGTCAAAGTGTTACCTGAACTTCACATTTTTAGGCAAAAATTCAGTCGACTTAAAAACATGTGTTCACTCAAATTGTCTCGTGTTCATTCGATTAGAAATTATCATTTGGGCATCTTACCAAAAATAAAAAAGAGGCTATGGACATAAGAGGCAGAGtcgcaaagaaaaagccatatctcagactggccaataaaaataaaagattaagatgggcaaaagaacacagacactagacagaggaactctgcctagaagcccagcatcccggagtcgcctcttcactgttgacgttgagactggtgttttgcgggtactatttaatgaagctgccagttgaggacttgtgaggcgtctgtttctcaaactagacataataatgtacttgtcttcttgctcagttgtgcattagctaacacaacgtgccattggaacacaggagtgatggttgctgataatgggcctctgtacgtctatgtagatcagtcgtttccagctacaatagtcatttacaacattaacaatgtctacactgtatttctgatcaatttgatgttattttaatgaacaaaaaatttgcttttctttcaaaaacaaggacatttctaagtgacgccaaacttttgaacggtagtgtatatgttaaaagcactgtgtgtgtttaACCAGTGCTTGACTGTGTAACccgtgcttgacttggactgaaataggtgccggtatccattttgggtgccggtactgtttatatttaggtgcaaggagctccacaatacttttgagctcaTATTCTATAAGAgaaacaggagctcaagcagtagaaatgttatgtgccggtactcagctccggtgagctcctgcccacgTCAAGCACTGTGTGTAACGTTACCTTTTTTTTATAGTTAAAATGCCCCCAAAAATAATGTATCGTTTTATGAACCAACACATCATTTTAAAGTGACTGAATTTTCGCCAAGTTTTCTCCAATTATAGCTACATTTGGCCAAACTAAATATTTTTAGTTCAGGTAACACTTGGCCCAAAACGTTGAGtagataaaaaaaatgtttagtgTGACTAAAACTGGTTGCCACCTGCATTTTGATTAACTACAGCCTATCATGAGGCAATATGCCTGGGctgggtttcccaaaagcatgGTAGCACAAAAATCCTATTTCGTCCATTTAGTTTCAATGGAATTAAGATGATATTAGTGCTCCGATGCTTTTGCGAAACCATTTCGGTCTACCATAGAGCTCGATATAGCCAAAACGGACTCAAATCCACATGGCCAAGTATGCTGACTCAACCACGTCGACTGTAGGTACACTGTGTATAATTTGGGAATCATCCGATTACATAAATGAGTAATTTGAAATGTAATGAGCAAGTTTAAATGCGTTTTAACTATAAATACTATTTCATATAGGCTACATTAGAATGTTGTTTTTTTGGTACACATTACATACCTCTTTCGATGACGCATTTGCCATGGTGCAAGTATGTTATTGTGCGTCCTTCGTTGCTATGCGGTAGAGCCAACTAACTTTCCTTTTCCCGCGGGTCGCTAAGTCTAGTTCTGCAGTATATAGGAACAAATGATCAAGGCTATATTGTCTTTACCGAAGTAATCTATTTGGTCGATGTTCGTCCGTTTATTCTTGAGTCGCATTCAGCATTTTTCGAATTTCAAACCGATCCTAAACTGTCCAACCTTTTTTTTAGTTTCGTTTTCATAAAGGGGAGTGATCTCTTGTGTTTATCCCAGATCAGCCGCTTCTCTTCGCCCGCTAGAGGACAGTAGAACACTGTATATACACCCATTCACAGAGACGCCACTACTACTCTAAGCGAGATGGTGCTGTACTCCACAAAAGTGACAGCAGGTATCTTAATTTCTATTTACACTGTGATCCTATTTGTTATAAAATTGCTTTCATTGATTATTTCGTCGATGCGCTACAATGCTAAATCACATAGCCGTACACATGTTTTAAATTCGGGTAAAGATAGTTGGCATATTAGATTGGCTAGAATTGAATGTAAATGTGGATAAAACAGCATCCCACAAACAAAACATCATCCCGAAACTATATTTCATGATCTGTATGAGAGTTTCTCTTATGTATGTTTTTCCTCAAAAAATATTTAGTAATCAAATCTGATAAACCCGCAATATTGGCAACACTTGAGGGACAGAATATCTGTATGCAAATCAGCTGTTTGGGTGACACACTTTTTCTTTTCTGGCCGGTAATGATATGGTGCTCTCAGTAACTTAAAATTAATGATACGGTACTCGACTAAGAGTGAGGCTCTGCAATTGAATCGGCGCAGTATTCACAGACCCGCCACCTGCACCAGGACTGCCACTGAATGAAAGACTCAAATTAAGTCTCCATATAAGAAGACGACAGCACAGAGATTTTAGGCAgcatttctaaaaaaaaaaaaaaaaattggagactGCCTGACCGGAACAGAGATCACAGTATGTATGTTTGTAGCCTATTGTATACATGCCGCGGGCGGTTTAGACTGTGGAACATGGGCTATTGCAATGGATGGAGTCGGAAAGATTATGAGTTGAGTTTTGAAAGGGACAATTTTATCCTCAAGGTTTATTTAGCCTATTCAGATTCGTTGAAGCCTAATTGTCTTTTAATAACGTCAATTGTTTTTGTGTTGTCCTCAAATGTCTGCAATTTCTGTATTGTAGTAATAACATGAAGTATTTTTTTAACAATGTGTTATGTTGTGATTCTATTCGGTAGTATTTTGTCATTTTAATCCTGATAATGTGATAATAATTTTAGAGAGCGTTGTAGActttttttaatactttttttaatACTAGCTATTCAATTATAATCATTTATAAAATGATGTAACATGCTTCATACCACTTGTTTGTAAGGGGAAAAAATACTATTTTTCAATTTAAAGGATGTGAATTCTTTAATAAATCCAAATGTTTGGTCAATAGTTGATTTTATAATTAATATTTTGTGCTTAAAGAATACATGCATTAAAATACCCCCAAAATATATCTATCTATCTTCTGTTTATGTCAATGTCATACCTCAAATGCAAACGGAACTTGAGAAAACCTTAGCACAAACGTCAAGGTATAGTACCTTGTTACCGAAAATGTGCTAGTTATCGGTAACAAATATTTTGGTcggcaaaataaaaaatatttaagcCATTCATTTGTATGGCGTCATTGCACTGTAACTCTATATAGCATACCGGACAATGCATATGGAAATAACAACGGATATATTTCTTGACAGTCACATTTTTCTAAATAAATAAGCTACAATATAATTAAACAATCTTGTTATTTAATTATCTCCAAATAATATGTATGCCTATCAACATTAAAATCCTATTACTTTAACTTTTTATTTTGATTTGTAGATAAATTATTAGCCTGGAATATTATTCATTATTAGAAAatgtattgttattattattattattaatttataaTTATTATTCAgacgtttttatatttttttgaatAGCGCAATAGCAATTGAAAATCCAAGATAATAACAATTGAAAATCCAAGATATCAAAAGCATACGCGATATGGACATTCGGGTTTGTACATCACTAGCCTAACCATCTGTGAataagtagcctaggcctattcaGATACTTTAAGGCGAGGTAGGGTATCTCATATAGACAAGACACCCAACCATCTGACGCTGTGGATGAAAATGATTCATggattgaaaaaaaaaaagaccaGCATTATTTTTGATCCGTCCTGTCCTGACATGATGGCAGATTTATGTATCTCTCTTTCTATATTGATTTGCGCAACTCGCAGGATACAGCATCTTTCCAGTCGCTGACTCTACAGACCCGTTCACATTCAGAACACAACAACTTGAATTGAGGACTAAAAAGACACCCATTTGACACTTTGCTGCCTCTTGTGAACGAAATATCAGCC is part of the Salvelinus namaycush isolate Seneca chromosome 18, SaNama_1.0, whole genome shotgun sequence genome and harbors:
- the si:dkey-3h3.3 gene encoding E3 ubiquitin-protein ligase DTX3L; the encoded protein is MANASSKEVFSDVTLTVDPNTFIEPNQVKYILTECGNRVTGTLHYEVQGSFDEIEDLFVKMSSLDRYVAAPNLRDSPLRHQQRPRSPTSVKAVPIVGVVWDFIQQRCSKELKRIQGEDVLIHKPGDKMVVTFQSHRKDPVRVHFARERFVTFYQRLATDLKVKTYRLDPQHYKSLQGQFPELLIEGSPSKDNITVTGRYIHIVLLEDFLRHCSSSAVTSQRPLTPQRVSARASGTTRNKQSDEEEESCPICLDPIKENTKKTLKCKHSFCRGCLEQAFKTKPVCPTCGAVYGELKGTQPNGGTMTVTKERSCLSGYETYGTIVIQYHIPSGIQKEEHPNPGQTYHGASRTAYLPDSSEGRNVLALLTRAFDQRLTFTIGRSSTTGMENMVTWNDIHHKTSRSGGTSCYGYPDPDYLRRLQDELKVKGIY